The window AACAGTCTAATCATTTGTGACATTTGGCCaagaaagtataaagaaaaagttATAATACATTACCACGTGAACATCTAAGACAGTGTATTTAAACACAGTTTTAATGGACGATCATACTagtacacagaaaaaaagaatcttaaaccTTGCTTTATGTGCATTATGTTAATTGTTGCCTGAGGTTCTGTCCAGCATTTCCTTTTTAGTTGTTAAGTGTCTATAATGTCACTtcgtcactttcactgtatagatAAACTTGTCTGTAAAGCAGCATTTTAAATTGGGGAAATTAGGATTGACAGCCTGAGAAGTTAAATGTTTAGAAAGAGAATTTAGTTTTTAAGCATTTTTGTCATCTGTTGATGAagcttttctctcttattttgtTGCTTTCACTTTGAGTTATGCTTAGCCTAAAGTAGGTATTTCTTCCTGTCGTGCACAAGGACAGATAGAATGGCACATACTAATACTTAAGGTTCTCAAGTACCCAAAATCTCATTTCCCAAGTTGTATGGTTAGAAAAAAAATGGTTGATACAATAATGATACcattactttaattttttcagaGCCAATTTCATTTTAAGCAAAATCTGCAGCAGTAGATTTCAAACTGGCAGCATTATTTCAATGATGAGAGGAAGCAAGCTGGCACCATTCATCTTCAGGCAGAAGAGGGAAGCATGGGTTTCTCATTAATACTAAATTCTgattgaaaaattgaaaaatatgtcCTTAGGAGTCCCATTCCACTCAACTGACtagtttatttttacattattaaCAAGTTTTTCCTTGTACATGTCTCATAAATTTGtgatccttttatttttctgttattttcagcCAGTGATCTGACTTAGAATTTCTTACAGATATTTTAGGTCTGATAAATACATGTTTGGGTTAAAACACACATGTTTTAAGTTGAATTATACAGGTAGAGGCTTTTGCATATCCTTAGATTTCTTAGCAAATGAAGATTTCCTTTACAgatatttatagatatttaaaaCTATAGTTAGTTCAGAATGTAAGTTGTGGGGAGTTCCTTTCAGTTACAGTTCATTTCTCTGCATTCAGTCTGGGTCCGTTTACCTTTGAAGCAGTTGCTTCTGTTGtttgattccccccccccccaattatTTATTCTCATATATGacctcacagaaatagaaaacttttattttgaggatAAAGTGTAGAGAAGAGGAGtcttcagcctttattttttttccactaaCCATTTAATAATTCTGCTTAATGTTAAGAGGAATTCAGATGTTTGTAAACCCATAGTTCTAGCACCTACTGACTTGGTAGCTTACTTCTCTACCCAGTGCAGTTATTCTCAGTATTCCAGTATGTTTGCTCTATTCTCATGACGCAAAGGGCAGATCACCTACTGACTTGGTGGCTTACTTCTCTACCTGATGCAGTTACTGTCAGTATTCCAGTATATTTGCTCTATTCCCCCATAAAGGAAAGGGCAGATTAGGAGAAAGTAAGTTAACTTAGCCATAAAAGGAGTATTTAGAGATCATTCTAGGTTATCTGAAGTCAGTACACACCAAGTGTCATTGACACCACAACCTATATAATTCTAACCAGTGTTCAGAGTGATGGCACTGCAggattgtaaaattaaaaattgtttcaCATTATTTATTAAAGTGTTTTTGAATTATATTCAGTAGCATTTATAGCAAAAGGATTTTCTAAATAGACTTGTCTTTAATATGtctgaatgaaaaatataattctcTTCATACTCCTTTGTACCCCTTTGTATGGTAATGTGCTTTTTGTTATGGGGACTTGCTTAAAGTATTAAAAACATGATGTATGTGCCAACTCTAGATTACATAGGAGTAActtttaaatatgatttatttataaTCTGCTCATTCAGAAAAGTTAATGAACTGTTTTATTGAACTAGCCATACAGAATTAAATAGACTGTACATGTGTGAAGTGAATTATCAGGTATGTAAATtgtatcttaaaatatattttaaaagtggaaGTCGAGGCAAAGAGGAATAATAGCATTTGTATGTTTCTCAGTAGTTGATTGtcacttatttaaaaatcattgccCCTTTAGAAGTAACTGCATTTGAACAAGAAgaactttttaatgttttctcgAGAGTTTGTCTTAGTGGCCTTCCAGCATTATTTTATACACAGCTCCTTAATTACGGTACTTAAATTCTGGATCTGAATGTAGTGGCAAAGTGTGTTCAGGTTATTTTAGAACTGCTTCTCTGGAGATACAGGAGAGATTAGATAATTGGAAATAAGTGAAGAGTAGAAATGGCAAGAGGGGAAGTAgaagagaagagatggagaaataaaaaatgatcagTCTTACGCTTTTAGCTGGAGTTTGTTTACTTTGTGTTCCCTGCCAGTGAGTCTCAGCAGGGACTTCTGAGCAGATTGACAGCTCTCAGATCTTTTCAACCAGGTATCCTTTTTTAACACTGCAAATCTCTCTGAGTTGAAGTGTCTACTTATTTATGTCCTTAGTCAgggtttcttctctttctctgaccTTCAAGACACTTTCTCAGGATTCTAGATAGTTGTTCCCTTAAGCTCTTCTCTTTATTAATACCCATTCAGATtgataaatgttttaataatttgtACTGTTAAATACCAGTCTTTATAACAGTCCTCTGAACATTACATAATATGTTATGTGACTTGCAAGGTACTTTTAGTTCTGTTCTAATATtaaatcatgttttatttctcaGGTATGGCATTTCAAATATAGATGCAATGATTGAAGGAACTTCAGAAGACATGACAGTTGTAGATGCAGCTTCATTAAGACGACAGGTATTTAATGTACCAAACAGCATGTGACCCTAAATTCCATTCATGTTACATGTAAAGTGGTAGTTCCTaacattttatccattttatcaGTTTTCTCTCCATTGTAACCCATGAATTAAAATACTTTCTCTATCAAACTATTTATTAAACTGTAATTGATATTCCCATTTTGATTAAAGATATATTAAATCATAGTTTACAGGTTTTCATCATCATAAAACAGTATTACCAAAATGGATTGATGTAATTCTAGCCAGCAGCACAGGGTATTAACATTTTAAGCATATCTATACAGCTGTATATTGCTCTGAAGCTGGGATAACCCTTCAGAGTTGGAGCAAGGAACCTGGGCCTTTAACGCCATCACAAACCAGTTGTGGGATGCACACTGTCTTCATAAGGGAGCGTGAACTTGGAAGACAGTTGTTCGGCCCAGGGCTGCTCATAATAAGGACCAACAGCCAGGAACAGTGCTGTTGACCAGTGACACTCCTGGCGGGTGGAGAATTAGCATTTTAGTCCTGAAGGGCCTGGGTGGCAAATCACAGGGCCCACTCCAGTAGGTTAATACATGGGGCCCTCTGAGTAACTTAGAGAAAGCATAAAGCAGTTAAAGCGGGTTAAATAGGAAAAACTGAAGCTGAGTGACAGAAGCTCTTAAGAGAATTTAATGAATTTAAGCTGTCATgggtaacatttttttccttatatacAACTTTCTTTTTGGGCGCCGAATAAAACTTCTCATGTTTGTAATAATTCTTTTGAGAAATTAAACTACTTAATAAGAATCTGAATGAATCATGCATTAAAGCTTCTATTCGTTTTTTGATGTTGTTTTTCACTCAGATAATCAAACTAAATAGACGTCTACAACTTCTGGAAGAGGAGAACAAAGAACGGGCTAAAAGAGAAATGGTCATGTATTCAATTACTGTAGCATTCTGGCTGCTTAATAGCTGGCTCTGGTTTCGCCGCTAGAGGTAACCTCAGCTCTCAGAAATATTGTCTCAACAGCTGGAAATATAAAGAATTTGCaaacttctttgttttctgtctttgcaTTGTATGCCGTTTCACAGTCCACGCCCTGAAAATGTATTTCTCCCAGAAAGGAGGGGGAAGGACTTACATTTGCAGAAGTAAAGGTATATTCTGTCACTTGACTGTATTTACTTTTAACCAGTCCCGCCATAACACCTACTTAAAATTCACACTTTGCATGTTTTGTAAATAGGAtctagttggttttttttttttaaggaatttttttttttgcctcttcagTCTGCACCACTAATTCTGAGTGTGAGAAAGTGTATAGAAAATGGGTTTAGCAAAATGTCTGTAAAGGAAAAATAGTACTTCATTTTGTCCTATTTGTAGTGATTTCTCAAACCCTATTAGATTAAACAATTTAGTTAATAGATATTTTTGCATCCACATTCCAACATTAACACTACTGAAGTCCTGGTCTGGTGTCAGATTTAATAAAATCAAGCCACCCCATGTTTCATGATCACCTCCAATATAATAATTCCTAACATTTTCAGCGGTTTATCTAAAATGTGGGcaaaaatgtgcatttttatttttattttgcagatgGTTTTCTATAAAGTACATTTTTACTAAGTCTGTGTGTGAATGATTTAAAAAACTACAGAATAAGGTACAAATGTGGTGTATTTAATAAACTGTGAACCAAAGCTGGATTTGTCTgttgaaagattttatttcatcATATTGTGCTGTGTGCTATATTCCATGGCATATTTCTTTATATGCACCTAAGTCTTCCCATGTCTGGAGCGACTAGTACAGTTAATGACATGGCAGGTAGCTAGTCGGATCTTCGTCCTGGTAGTGGTAGACACTGGTTTTGTTACAGCTGTTTTTCTAATATGTAGTGTCTATAAAGTGATTCAGATAGAAACACCGTcagttctgttgctttttcctttgtgtttagcTGATGTTCTAAATTTCATGAGATTAAAAGCATCAAGGAAACCAAGTGCTGGGAGCCTTTAgtttccaaactgttttttttcctttttttttttggttcagaaATGGATAGAATTTTACTTAGGTACAGCATTCGCCATACATCTTCAGTATCTTTCTACCAAGGCAGTGAGTTTTGAGAAAGGCAATTAGGGGAAATTCCTTAAAGGTGTATTCAACTGTTcttttcttgcttcttccatgtCCTTCAAAAAATACTTGGAGAAGGgattcttttctttaattcttagGGTTTATCATGAGTTTGGTGACAGTTGTTTTTTTACCCATGAAAGTCTTCTGACTTTCATATTAATAATATCCTTGTGATATCATTCATTATAGCAATTCTCTTTATATGTATATCTCAAGGTAATTTCTGTGAATAATTGAAACtacaaaaatgatttaaaaaacagGATGGTCTAGAAATACATCTTAGATATTCAAGCTGAATCTCAAAGTAAATAAAGATGTGATTTCAACAAGCAGAGAATGAACAAAAGATTTCAGATGCAGGAAGCAGTGGGAGAAAAGGATACAGTTAGGGCCAGTAACCCATTGTTCAGCCTCCCAGGCTCACCAGGGCCATAACGGCTAAGTAGCAAGTACAAGTGTAGCAAGTGTGTTGTGCCACTACTTTCGGAACTCTATTTAaaggtgggatttttttttcacttctcagAATATTTGTTAAAGCATTTGCTGGTTATTTACATTTGGGAGatgattttatgaaaatatatttgcaagagaattttccttcctttcctgcatAAATGTCTGTTATCCAGCTTCTTAATTATATTTGTCATTGAATTTGAACTTTTCTGGCCTCAAGTTTGGAAAAATTTAATTACTGTAACTGTTCTTTTACTTACAGTTTATATCAATAAGCAGACAGTCCCATGTGCCCAGCAGTGGCTTCAGCAAATACACCACCACAAGCCCCACTGATTGATGGAGGAGGAGGGAAATAAGGCTCATTAATGAATTAGAGGATTATAAAAATATCTTATGAAGAAGGATCTTGAGATATATGCTGAAGAATAGGGAGAAACTGTTTCAGATCGtagatacagtaaaaaaaaaaaaaaattccaaaatgagATTGAACATGggggtggaagtgagaaataaaaagcaataagCCTAAGTGACTTAGGTgcatgttaggcttccctggtgactcagacaacaaagaatcagcctgcaatgcagaagacccaggttcgatcccaggtcaggaagatccccttgagaagggaatggctaccctctccagtaatcttgcctggagaatcccatggacaaaggagcctggcgggctacaatccttggggccacaaagagttggacacgattgagtgactaacactttcaagtaTAGGTGTATGttattggggtgggggtggagggcatTTGTACAGACATGCATTTGCAATTTTAGGTACCAGGGTAGAGATGACATGTAGCCAACCCACCGCAAGTGGCCCATCAGCTTTAGGCATTTAAAGGCATTTAGGTGTATCTGCTATACACCATGGCAGCAGTTTCCACAAGACCAAAGAACAAAGAAGTAGCTTACCAGCCATTTCAGCCAATTGTGCTGTCAACCATCCTTTCTTTTGCCCTCCAAAATGAGAGGCTCACGTCTCTGTTCATGACCCTGTAGAGAACTGGGATCATCTCTCAGCCATTTCCAGGCTGATGAGGATTATATACATCATCACTGACTTGTTCAGTCAAGTACAGGGAGCTGTCACATTtacttgtgttttaattttatgactcttAGCAGTTTGGCCTTCATTTAATATGCAGTGAGTCTTGGCTAAAAGCTGAGATCTAAAAATaggattcatttattcaataaagtaAGTATTCATAGGGTTGCTACTTTGTATCAGGTACTTACTTGGTACTGACCCTACCAGAGTGAATAAAAGAAACATCCTTCTACCCCTGCAGTTTATGGTCTTATGGGGGAGAGTGAAATTTAAGGAACAAGCAGGAGTTAAAATGCTGTTGCCATTGCTATAAGTACTGTAAATGAAAGAATGCTGAAGGAGAGAGGATGGGAAGCCCACTTTTCATTAGGCTATTAGGGGAAGCCTCTTAGAACAAGTAACTTGGTACACTGCAACATGGGATGAGATGTGGTAACAGTGGTTTTGGTACCTGCTGATTTTTGTTGAAATCATGCACTCTGGGAAGGCTTTCTCAAGTAGGAGATATTTAACGGTAAATAGGTGTTTATAGGAGCATAGGGAGAAGATCTTTATACAGTAAATTGGTTCAGAAAAAAATGCCTGTAAGCGCTTGATGTCATTGATTGGGGGACGCAGGCAGCTATAGGAATTGTAAATTATTTCTAGAATCTTAAGCCCagtgaatataatatataaataattgaaataaaaatgcaggCATGATCATAATTCAGAAAATGGTAGATTTTAAGGTTTGTCTATAACATTTTAATATGGCCAATACACTGTTTCGTTATCTTGTCTTTTGAACTTGGCATATGTATAAGCCAGATTGTGAAAGACTTGATTTTCCCCCCTAggtatttattgttttttaattactatgAAAAATGCAAACATAAGAAAATTGAAGCATGTGATGAATTACCATATACCTGTCACCTAAatataataattaacatttttccATTGCTTCATTTTTTAGCTGAAATATCTTAAAAACATGATGTTTTCCCCAAATGCATAAATAtgcatttctgaaaaataaagacattttcctgCATAACCATAAAACCATCATCAGGCATAAAAAACGAACAAAAAGTCCTTAATAATACCTAAACCAGTCCTTGTACACGTTCCCCCACTTACCCTGACAAGGTCCAACCAAATGACATAGTCCATTTGGTTGAATCATACCTGTCTCTTTGTTCTCTTAATCTAGAATAGTTCCCTCAACCCATccaactttttgttttctttcttgtacTACATTTTCTTGTTGAAAACAGTTGACTGTTATGTGCTGTCCCACCTTTTGAATTTGTCTGAATATGTCCTCTTTTCTTGGATTTCCTGTATGAGGTCTGAAAACTTGATTATATTCAGATTACCTTTCACACTTGAACAGCTTGGAGGGTTAGGGGCACCAACTTTCTACACAATCAAATGTtagaagtgttagctgctcagtggtgtctgactctttgtgaccccatgaactgtagccttccaggctcctctgaccatgggattttccaggcaagaaaatgtgGCTGGCCCTCCATATAATATGCCTGTTTTTTCCATATCCTTGGTTCGACTGTATCCAGGGCTCTTGtacccacagattcaaccaacagcACCGAAAATCATGTGGTACTCTGGTATTTACTGTTGGGAAAAACCTGCTTCATAAGTGGACCTGTAGAGTTGAAACCTGAGTTTTAACGGtcaattgtatatatttatcttttttaattataaagaaataaaaaaaaaaaagaaaaatcccataCTTTGACTTCTATTATAACTTCTGTCCTGCTTACTCTCCCTCGTTTTCTCCACATACGGAAATATAGTTAGAAAATCCAAATAATACACAAGTACAGAAAGACACAAAATAACCAGAAAGCTTCTCTCCACTTTTCTCCAAAGTCAGTGactgatatttttctttccatatgaGAATTTGCATTTACTAGCATGCTTAAAtgtgatttgttttttaattatatcaAAGTTGACTTTAAAAACAACCTTTGTGCTAAACTAACTCATCCACAGCTTTCTAGGTAATGTTCTATTATTGAACTTCTAAAAGCATGTCTTTTAAATGTTCTCAAATGATTTGAACTTGTATTTCCGTTTTATTGTTACTAAACTACACGGTTTGGCTTCTTCGCTTAGAGACTCCTCCACACAGACAGCCCAAGAAGCCGATGATCATCTGACTGAGTCCAAACAGAATCTCGAGAATGCCCACAAGCAATAGACCTAAAAATACTGAGAAATGGATAATcctgtgtttgttttctatagaATCGAAGTGCAAGTTGTATACTCTCCCGTTACTGGCTGTTGTGTTGGTGATGGAGGGATTATTGGAATCCGTAGGAGGAACACAAGAGTCTTCGAAGAACCACTGCAGATCAAAGGATTCTTTATAACTGGcactgaaaaaaaggaaagaaatgatttaaaaaaatattcagaaataccACTGACCATCTCAAGAATGCAGCATGACCTCCAGAAAAGGACATGTCCAGTAAAACAGATACTGCTTTTAAAATATCGTGCCccccaacaaaaaaagaaaatactgtgcCAAGAAACTGTAGCTAGGATCAGGGTTCCAGAGGATGTACCCTTGTATGCTTAACAGCTGTAAAAGTTTGTTCATTATGTAACTCATCAACAAGCATTtctagggattccctggtgtctcagtggtaaagaaactgcctgccagttcaggggacacaggttcgatccctggtcctggaagatcccacatgctgcaaagcaactaagccgaAAACTCaggcacagctgctgagcctgtgagccctagtgcccgtgctctgcaacaatagcccccacttgctgcaactagagaaaagcccaagcagcagcacagccataaataagaaAAGTGAAGGTGGtgggttccttctccaggggatcttccccgaccaggggcccaacccaagtctcctgcattagcaggcagattctttaccgctgagccacccagAGGGAAGCCCTCTGATTTCTTATTCCAACTCTATTAGTAAAGTGAGTTTCTTTGGATTTTGATTCACAACTGTGGTATGCAAATTTtgagagacttttattttttaaccattcAAGATAAGGAAAAAggggagcagttttttttttaccacaaaaGTGAATTCTAGTTGTTTTCCATACTGAACAATATATAATTAACAAATGAgattgttattttctttcagttttaccaGTTGTGCCTAGATTAAGGCACAGAACCATTTTACAAGGCTGAAATGAACCATTTCCATGTaactcttcagcattacttgctACTCCGTGACTTAAACTTTTGACTCATCCCCGTGCCTATAGTGTATTTATATTATGTTTGCATGATTCCACTGGCTGCTGCTTTCATTGTGTTTTAGGGCTTAATGGTAAgcctctattttatttacttactatGTTTTTGTTCAGATTTTCAAAGTAATATATGCTTAGGTTTTACAagtataattgggcttccctcgtggctcagacagtaaagaatctacctgtaacgcaggagacctgggttcgatccctggttcaggaagatcccctggaattggaaatggcaacccattccagtattcttgcctggaaaattccatggacagaggagcctggcggtctacagtccatggggtgtcatagagtcagacatgactgagtgactaacactttcacccatTTCACTACAAGTTTACTTTGATCAGAAGTAGTGCTCCTTTCACTTCCCGAGGGCGTCCTCCATTACCATTCTTCAAGGATGAAAGTTTCTGGTGcacattttcagaaattttttatatacatgcacatatgctGCCGTAGATTTTTGGAAGACAAGGATAATCCATCTAAGTCCGCTCCTTTTAGCCAAGACCATACCCAAAGCATTCTGAATTCAGTGATTCCTCCATTTCTCTGAGGTTGCGCCAGCTGGGATTACTAAATCCCTAAGTACTAAAATCCTAAGACTGTCCTATGAGAGAAACATGGCACCAGGTCAGCACCACAGTCTTCTAACCTAATTAGCTGCAGCTGTGGAAGGAAGCAGACAGTTACTCACTGTAAGTTTTTTAGTGAAAATTCACAACTGGAAGTTGTGTTGCTTTGAGAGCTGCAAATGAGAGGGCCCTCCGCGAGAGCCTGGATGGACAGCAGCAGGCAGTACACAGCTCCGATGACTGTGATGGCGTTCAGAAGAGATGAAAGAAACATCTGAAAAACAAAGTAGGCACGTTTGCACACTTTATTACACGAGCGTAGTCTGTTGCAAGTTTCAGCAGCCTATGTGGTCTTTATTATCCACCGCTGCCATTGTCCAGCTACCTTACAGACCTCGATCTTAGGATCTAGGTGTGATTAGGTGGGACTTAAGCAAGAAAGCAGAGGGCAAGGTCCCTGCCATTCCATTAGACTCTTCAAAAGATCGttggtcttggacttccctggtggtcccgtgcttaggaatttgcctaccaatataggggatacaggtttgatctctggtctgggaagatcccacgtgccatggggctgctaagcctgtgcaccactactgaccccacatgcctagagcccacgctcggcaacaagagaagtgCACATGCTGTAGCTAGAGAGCCCACAGAAGCAGCAGAGACCCATTGCAGCCACAACTAAAACGAAATAAATGATCGTTGCCATTGTTTCTGAAAAACCTGAACCTGTATGCTCTACCTGAACCTTGTCCATTTCAGTGGACCACTGCAATGTGTCAGGACCAGAGAGAGACTATAAATAACCAGCAAAGTAACTATAATGCTAGATAAATACCCAATGTcagaaaaggtttttttttttttcactcttaaaTATTAGAGCATATATTTTTAAGGACATTATCGTACATGATCACAAATAATGATCACCCTTAAATCTAGCATGGATACAGTCCTATTATCTAATATACATTCTACAATTAGGTATCCCAGTTTATTCCAGTAATGTCCCTTATAGCttctctctttgcagtccagTTGCCAGTCCACGATCACACATTGCATTTAGTCTGCTTTCATCTGAAACAGTTCTTGAGtctgtttttcctctctctctcgtGACATGGTCATGTCTGAAGAGTTCAGACAGTTTCTGAGTTTTGCAGACCACGCCTCACCAGTTAGACTTAGTGAGACATTTTTGGCGCACACAGGACGGCCGTGGCGTGTTCGTCTCAGGGTGCCGTAGTAGGATCACTTGGTGCCTTTAGTTCAGTGTTCTGTTTGATCACTTCGTTAAGATCTCAGCTCTGGtttttgaaatggaaaattatGTAGGGGCTCCTTTCagaaaaggtattttttaaattaattttctaatttatggTTATAAATATGACACTTTTAAACAGTGGCTCTTACCCCTGGGAACATATTAGAATCACTTAAGGtgcttttgaaaaatactgataCAGAATCTTAGGGAGGGCCACAAGCCAtgggtatttttaacattttccctAGGTGGTTCTAATGTTCCCATCAGGCTGAGGATCATTGCTTTAAAACCTTAGACTCAGCCAGGAATATTTACTgtgatttctggtttattgatCTGCTTGCTTCCTTAAAGAATTGTGAGAGGAGTCCTCAGAGTTACTGTATAACCATGTTCATGGCATAAAGACTGGGAATTTTGGAATCTGATGGTGGTGGTGTGGATACAAATCTACCTGCTAATGGTGCAACACCGGCAGTTATTTGCTTTCGCTGAGGATTAATTTctcagtcaataaaacagaaatcataaaatatcgattttcagaaaaataagataacaTGCTTGAAAATGTTCTGAGTACAGTGAgagactggaaaaggaaatggcaacccactccagtattcttgcctggagaatcccttggacagaggagcctggcaggctatagtccatggggttgcaaagagtcatacatgactgagcaactaacacatacacagtgAGAGAAGGTtagtaaatattaattttctttacttttcaaactttcttttttttttgccgcaCCAaatggcatgtgggttcttagttccctgaccaggccagggatcgaacctgagccgcCTGCATTGGAGGTgtgagagtcttaaccactggaccgctagggaagtccTCCTTTACTTTTGACTTAGTTACAATCTTATACATACCAaaatgtttgggggaaaaaatgtgatGTTCTCTTTTAACTTAACTGCATAAGGACAATTAACATTCTGATCCTAGTAAACCAGTCTTTCACGTGCATGAGAAAACTGAGAGTACTTTTCCCTAAGTACTTTATACACATCGCAAAAATAATGAGTACTTGAGTATTATGAAACTGATCACAGCTCTGAGAGTGACTGATAAATCTTTCTTTGAAAACCTCtagactgaaactgaagattgAGGAAAGGTCCAAAAGCTggctccaaaaataaagttttacgGGAAAGCAGAAAGTCAAACTTCAGTCTCAGTATTATCGTATAAATCCTCCTAAACAGCACGTGTCTAGGACCAGTCCCGCCACTGGAGCCACACAGTTGATGAAGTTGATGCTGACGCCTCGGCGACCTTGCTGAGGTGCCAGGAACTGCTCCTGCCCTTCTGCTCCCAGACCAGCTGCACTGTGCTCACCCCGGTTTTGTTGTTGCAGCATGCTCTTTTCCTCGCTGCCAAGGACATCATTGTTGCTGGAATGGCCTGGAAAT of the Bubalus kerabau isolate K-KA32 ecotype Philippines breed swamp buffalo chromosome 3, PCC_UOA_SB_1v2, whole genome shotgun sequence genome contains:
- the TM4SF20 gene encoding transmembrane 4 L6 family member 20 — translated: MTCCEGWTSCNGFSLLVLLLLGVTLNAIPLIFTLVDEGQFFENPISCFEWWFPGIIGAGVMAIPATMMSLAARKRACCNNKTGMFLSSLLNAITVIGAVYCLLLSIQALAEGPLICSSQSNTTSSCEFSLKNLHASYKESFDLQWFFEDSCVPPTDSNNPSITNTTASNGRVYNLHFDSIENKHRIIHFSVFLGLLLVGILEILFGLSQMIIGFLGCLCGGVSKRRSQTV